A region from the Triticum urartu cultivar G1812 chromosome 1, Tu2.1, whole genome shotgun sequence genome encodes:
- the LOC125515964 gene encoding uncharacterized protein LOC125515964 isoform X1, with protein sequence MAGGEQLLVQESAVPVISSGADTSTPTVRLAHFLHPRAGAGQRPPLPPPPRNAGPILTDGLQVEFKGWAEAPNLWTRWVAKLRPRCEPLWRKIGIQDAILATTCRVRRDERAMLQLAAIWSAETNTFVFPWGEATVTLEDVAVLGGLPLLGRPVRAPPKGALREDVEALEAVRRALYRSDSQRPDHSAWAMPFLEPPAGEGPAAGDGGATGLLEHGAFLAMWLSLFVLPAPPFDVVRAEVLPVAARLARGGCVALGPAALASIYSDLSALNRYINSGKRYQPFVGWAPLHILQLWVLARFPELRPEMATTLDPVARHQPWAARWHQVHKVTDPINLHRVLMLPMEFEWRPYGSFSFAPSPKKSCSWVHGRDMARSLQLLSFAQCLRACELVGMRCIEQYNPHRVARQLGFDQDVPGSVARVNSDWKIAWGTYFMEPSNFAFIVPQYTLAVTFEYTRWWRPYASGCDTAIDNNVNSKEFPVLVGPRDKNMEVLHDDNSGKKQHVLPGMSRPDTFEVFFSRLNTVEVPQTDIPPVEKLNGLDTIQGTLEHLAEVAESAQIADDSTLRCVRKGTQTKNVKQASPDVFAKQNSSSEHGEVAPRHLVKRAVSTTNRKAIGATVGHVQPSLEDIVVMLDEEFDESVGKEREVGATVGHVQPSLEDIVLISDEEFDESVGKEREVGAMPREGNEKANEDASASNQQSDTLMEACLVVNRKGSGNNKTYSSNPVDANPELVKRVSTKTLYYLRPIGPVKDAQERDATGTNADQGAYLPRREVGTREMIEEASAAREAEMVVLQKVIDSLKEEIAAAQALGALRDGSPSKT encoded by the exons atggccggcggcgagcaGCTCCTTGTCCAAGAGTCCGCTGTCCCAGTCATCTCCAGCGGCGCCGATACGTCAACCCCCACCGTTCGACTGGCCCACTTCCTCCACCCCCGCGCGGGCGCCGGCCAGCGCCCCCCTCTACCCCCTCCGCCCCGCAACGCTGGCCCTATTCTCACCGACGGGCTCCAGGTCGAGTTCAAGGGCTGGGCGGAAGCTCCAAATCTGTGGACGCGGTGGGTGGCCAAGCTCCGCCCGCGGTGCGAGCCCCTGTGGCGGAAGATTGGGATCCAGGACGCCATCCTCGCGACCACCTGTCGGGTGCGGCGCGACGAGCGCGCGATGCTCCAGCTCGCCGCCATCTGGTCCGCCGAGACCAACACGTTCGTGTTCCCCTGGGGCGAGGCGACGGTGACGCTGGAGGACGTGGCCGTGCTCGGGGGGCTGCCCTTGCTCGGCAGGCCCGTGCGCGCGCCGCCGAAGGGCGCGCTCCGGGAGGACGTGGAGGCGCTCGAGGCCGTTCGCCGCGCGCTCTACCGGAGCGACAGCCAGAGACCGGACCACTCCGCGTGGGCGATGCCGTTCCTCGAGCCCCCGGCGGGAGAGGGGCCCGCCGCGGGCGACGGCGGCGCCACCGGGTTACTGGAGCACGGCGCGTTCCTGGCCATGTGGCTGTCGCTCTTCGTGCTGCCGGCGCCGCCGTTCGACGTGGTCCGGGCGGAGGTGCTCCCCGTGGCCGCCCGGCTGGCGCGCGGCGGGTGCGTGGCGCTCGGACCCGCCGCTCTCGCCAGCATCTACAGCGACCTCTCGGCGCTGAACCGCTACATCAATTCGGGCAAGAGATACCAGCCGTTCGTGGGGTGGGCGCCGCTGCACATCCTGCAGCTCTGGGTCTTGGCCAGGTTCCCGGAGCTTCGCCCTGAAATGGCGACCACTCTCGACCCCGTCGCTCGTCACCAGCCTTGGGCCGCCCGGTGGCATCAAGTCCACAAGGTAACTGACCCCATAAATCTCCACAGAGTGCTCATGTTGCCAATGGAGTTTGAGTGGAGGCCCTACGGAAGCTTCAGCTTTGCTCCGTCTCCCAAGAAGAGCTGCTCTTGGGTTCATGGCCGGGACATGGCAAGAAGCCTACAACTGCTATCGTTTGCGCAGTGTCTGCGTGCTTGCGAGCTTGTAGGCATGCGCTGCATTGAGCAGTACAATCCTCATCGTGTTGCAAGGCAGCTTGGCTTCGATCAGGACGTGCCTGGATCTGTTGCCCGTGTTAACTCGGACTGGAAGATTGCTTGGGGAACATACTTCATGGAGCCTAGCAATTTCGCCTTCATCGTTCCACAGTATACTCTGGCTGTGACGTTTGAGTACACACGATGGTGGAGGCCGTACGCTTCTGGGTGTGATACTGCCATTGATAACAATGTAAATTCGAAGGAATTCCCTGTTTTGGTTGGCCCAAGGGACAAAAACATGGAGGTGCTTCATGATGATAATTCGGGCAAGAAGCAGCATGTGCTCCCAGGGATGTCTCGGCCAGATACTTTCGAGGTATTTTTTTCGAGATTAAATACTGTCGAGGTTCCACAGACTGATATTCCTCCTGTTGAAAAACTTAATGGCCTGGACACCATTCAGGGTACCCTGGAACATCTTGCGGAAGTTGCCGAGTCAGCACAAATTGCGGATGATTCGACCCTGAGATGTGTAAGAAAGGGCACACAAACTAAAAATGTGAAACAAGCTTCACCTGATGTCTTCGCTAAACAGAATAGCAGCTCAGAACATGGTGAAGTAGCTCCCCGTCACCTTGTCAAGCGAGCAGTAAGCACAACCAACAGAAAAGCTATTGGGGCAACTGTGGGTCATGTGCAGCCAAGTCTTGAAGACATCGTGGTGATGCTTGATGAAGAGTTTGACGAATCAGTGGGCAAGGAACGTGAGGTGGGTGCAACTGTAGGTCATGTGCAGCCAAGTCTTGAAGACATCGTTTTGATCAGTGATGAAGAGTTTGACGAATCAGTGGGCAAGGAACGTGAGGTGGGTGCAATGCCGAGGGAAGGTAATGAAAAAGCTAATGAAGATGCATCAGCATCAAACCAACAATCAGATACCCTTATGGAAGCTTGCTTAGTGGTCAACAGGAAGGGCTCAG GAAACAATAAGACGTATTCTAGCAATCCAGTGGATGCAAATCCTGAATTGGTCAAGAGGGTTTCAACTAAAACACTTTACTACCTTAGACCAATTGGGCCGGTGAAAGATGCTCAGGAAAGAGATGCAACTGGAACGAATGCGGATCAAGGAGCTTACCTACCAAGGCGTGAAGTTGGGACGAGGGAAATGATTGAGGAGGCTTCTGCTGCTCGAGAAGCTGAAATGGTTGTGTTGCAAAAAGTAATTGATTCTCTGAAGGAAGAGATTGCAGCAGCGCAGGCCCTTGGGGCCTTGAGGGATGGAAGCCCCTCAAAAACCTGA
- the LOC125515964 gene encoding uncharacterized protein LOC125515964 isoform X2 yields the protein MAGGEQLLVQESAVPVISSGADTSTPTVRLAHFLHPRAGAGQRPPLPPPPRNAGPILTDGLQVEFKGWAEAPNLWTRWVAKLRPRCEPLWRKIGIQDAILATTCRVRRDERAMLQLAAIWSAETNTFVFPWGEATVTLEDVAVLGGLPLLGRPVRAPPKGALREDVEALEAVRRALYRSDSQRPDHSAWAMPFLEPPAGEGPAAGDGGATGLLEHGAFLAMWLSLFVLPAPPFDVVRAEVLPVAARLARGGCVALGPAALASIYSDLSALNRYINSGKRYQPFVGWAPLHILQLWVLARFPELRPEMATTLDPVARHQPWAARWHQVHKVTDPINLHRVLMLPMEFEWRPYGSFSFAPSPKKSCSWVHGRDMARSLQLLSFAQCLRACELVGMRCIEQYNPHRVARQLGFDQDVPGSVARVNSDWKIAWGTYFMEPSNFAFIVPQYTLAVTFEYTRWWRPYASGCDTAIDNNVNSKEFPVLVGPRDKNMEVLHDDNSGKKQHVLPGMSRPDTFEGTLEHLAEVAESAQIADDSTLRCVRKGTQTKNVKQASPDVFAKQNSSSEHGEVAPRHLVKRAVSTTNRKAIGATVGHVQPSLEDIVVMLDEEFDESVGKEREVGATVGHVQPSLEDIVLISDEEFDESVGKEREVGAMPREGNEKANEDASASNQQSDTLMEACLVVNRKGSGNNKTYSSNPVDANPELVKRVSTKTLYYLRPIGPVKDAQERDATGTNADQGAYLPRREVGTREMIEEASAAREAEMVVLQKVIDSLKEEIAAAQALGALRDGSPSKT from the exons atggccggcggcgagcaGCTCCTTGTCCAAGAGTCCGCTGTCCCAGTCATCTCCAGCGGCGCCGATACGTCAACCCCCACCGTTCGACTGGCCCACTTCCTCCACCCCCGCGCGGGCGCCGGCCAGCGCCCCCCTCTACCCCCTCCGCCCCGCAACGCTGGCCCTATTCTCACCGACGGGCTCCAGGTCGAGTTCAAGGGCTGGGCGGAAGCTCCAAATCTGTGGACGCGGTGGGTGGCCAAGCTCCGCCCGCGGTGCGAGCCCCTGTGGCGGAAGATTGGGATCCAGGACGCCATCCTCGCGACCACCTGTCGGGTGCGGCGCGACGAGCGCGCGATGCTCCAGCTCGCCGCCATCTGGTCCGCCGAGACCAACACGTTCGTGTTCCCCTGGGGCGAGGCGACGGTGACGCTGGAGGACGTGGCCGTGCTCGGGGGGCTGCCCTTGCTCGGCAGGCCCGTGCGCGCGCCGCCGAAGGGCGCGCTCCGGGAGGACGTGGAGGCGCTCGAGGCCGTTCGCCGCGCGCTCTACCGGAGCGACAGCCAGAGACCGGACCACTCCGCGTGGGCGATGCCGTTCCTCGAGCCCCCGGCGGGAGAGGGGCCCGCCGCGGGCGACGGCGGCGCCACCGGGTTACTGGAGCACGGCGCGTTCCTGGCCATGTGGCTGTCGCTCTTCGTGCTGCCGGCGCCGCCGTTCGACGTGGTCCGGGCGGAGGTGCTCCCCGTGGCCGCCCGGCTGGCGCGCGGCGGGTGCGTGGCGCTCGGACCCGCCGCTCTCGCCAGCATCTACAGCGACCTCTCGGCGCTGAACCGCTACATCAATTCGGGCAAGAGATACCAGCCGTTCGTGGGGTGGGCGCCGCTGCACATCCTGCAGCTCTGGGTCTTGGCCAGGTTCCCGGAGCTTCGCCCTGAAATGGCGACCACTCTCGACCCCGTCGCTCGTCACCAGCCTTGGGCCGCCCGGTGGCATCAAGTCCACAAGGTAACTGACCCCATAAATCTCCACAGAGTGCTCATGTTGCCAATGGAGTTTGAGTGGAGGCCCTACGGAAGCTTCAGCTTTGCTCCGTCTCCCAAGAAGAGCTGCTCTTGGGTTCATGGCCGGGACATGGCAAGAAGCCTACAACTGCTATCGTTTGCGCAGTGTCTGCGTGCTTGCGAGCTTGTAGGCATGCGCTGCATTGAGCAGTACAATCCTCATCGTGTTGCAAGGCAGCTTGGCTTCGATCAGGACGTGCCTGGATCTGTTGCCCGTGTTAACTCGGACTGGAAGATTGCTTGGGGAACATACTTCATGGAGCCTAGCAATTTCGCCTTCATCGTTCCACAGTATACTCTGGCTGTGACGTTTGAGTACACACGATGGTGGAGGCCGTACGCTTCTGGGTGTGATACTGCCATTGATAACAATGTAAATTCGAAGGAATTCCCTGTTTTGGTTGGCCCAAGGGACAAAAACATGGAGGTGCTTCATGATGATAATTCGGGCAAGAAGCAGCATGTGCTCCCAGGGATGTCTCGGCCAGATACTTTCGAG GGTACCCTGGAACATCTTGCGGAAGTTGCCGAGTCAGCACAAATTGCGGATGATTCGACCCTGAGATGTGTAAGAAAGGGCACACAAACTAAAAATGTGAAACAAGCTTCACCTGATGTCTTCGCTAAACAGAATAGCAGCTCAGAACATGGTGAAGTAGCTCCCCGTCACCTTGTCAAGCGAGCAGTAAGCACAACCAACAGAAAAGCTATTGGGGCAACTGTGGGTCATGTGCAGCCAAGTCTTGAAGACATCGTGGTGATGCTTGATGAAGAGTTTGACGAATCAGTGGGCAAGGAACGTGAGGTGGGTGCAACTGTAGGTCATGTGCAGCCAAGTCTTGAAGACATCGTTTTGATCAGTGATGAAGAGTTTGACGAATCAGTGGGCAAGGAACGTGAGGTGGGTGCAATGCCGAGGGAAGGTAATGAAAAAGCTAATGAAGATGCATCAGCATCAAACCAACAATCAGATACCCTTATGGAAGCTTGCTTAGTGGTCAACAGGAAGGGCTCAG GAAACAATAAGACGTATTCTAGCAATCCAGTGGATGCAAATCCTGAATTGGTCAAGAGGGTTTCAACTAAAACACTTTACTACCTTAGACCAATTGGGCCGGTGAAAGATGCTCAGGAAAGAGATGCAACTGGAACGAATGCGGATCAAGGAGCTTACCTACCAAGGCGTGAAGTTGGGACGAGGGAAATGATTGAGGAGGCTTCTGCTGCTCGAGAAGCTGAAATGGTTGTGTTGCAAAAAGTAATTGATTCTCTGAAGGAAGAGATTGCAGCAGCGCAGGCCCTTGGGGCCTTGAGGGATGGAAGCCCCTCAAAAACCTGA